The sequence AACGGCAAATGGTATGAACGGATCTACAATTTCGCTGCCGACGTCTCAGGCAACACGCTCTCCAATCACGATATCCCTGCCTCCTCAGGAAAGGATGTCTGCCTCAAGAAAACCTGGTAAACAATGATCCTAAAACTCGACATCCACGATCCACAGAAAGAGTTCCTGTTCGAACTCGACTTCCAACTTTCACTCACTACTGAGGAACGATTCCGCATGATGAGTGGAAATTCCAGAAAAATGCTTGAAATGCTGGTATTAAATGGACACAGAAAGCCTTTTGAGATCTTTAAAAGATCATAATGTCCGCTTTGTGGTGATCGGGGCTTTTGCATTCCCTGTCCACGGCTACTCGCGCGCCACACTGGACATAGATATTTTCATCGAATCGGCTGCGGAAAATGCCGGACTGTGCAGAGAGGCTCTGATCGATTTCGGCTACGACCTTAGCGATGTCAGCGCAGAAGAGATTCTCACCAGAAAAATTCTGATCCGTCAGTACCTGGTGGAGACAGATATCCACCCGTTCGTTGCTGGAGTGACGTTTGAGGAAGTCTGGAAAAATAAAGTGACCGGAAAATTCGGCGAAGTGGAAGCATATTTTGCATCCCTTGACGACCTGATCCGCATGAAAAAAGCTGCAGGACGCCCCAAGGACATAGCCGACCTTGAAGTGCTCAGCGAGCTCAAAAAAAGATCCGCACCAGGCACTTGATAAGATGGGGACATGTCCTGCCCGCATCTCTAGCTCAAATTACGACTTGTCCCCATCAGAAGACTCCTGATAGATTTTGGGTGCGGCTAAGAATGGTTTTGAGGGAGAATAAAAACAAGATCTGGATCATGTTGTGTTTAGATTCTGCTACAACATCTTAGAAATCAAGGCTTTACAGATTTGAGTAACTCGCTGTATCATAATTAAAGAGGCTTGAATGGATAAACTCTTTATTATCAAGGAATTAAAAAAACTTCTGTCTGACAAATTCCAGGATCTTGATCAGGTGATTCTGTATGGCTCACAAGTCAACGGCAAGGCTGATGATGACTCGGATTATGATGTTCTGATCGTGCTTTCTGATGATTTCGACTGGAAAAGGGAAAATGAAATTCTGGATGTTTGTTATGAAATCGACTTGAAGCACGATATACTGATCGACGCCAGAATCACCTCCAGGAGAGATCTGGAGACTATTATTGGCAGACAACCCTTCATCCTGAACGCCCTTGATTCAGGTGTCAGAGTATGACTCTTTCAGACAAAGACCGGATTCAACTTATTTTCTACAGGATCGAGAAAGCTGATCGGCTGGTTCACCAGGTCCTTCATTACATCGAAAGTTCTGGACAAGAAGTATGGCAAACTGGTGAAAACTGCTTATGAAAAGCGCACCAAAGGCGATTACTCGGACATGGTTGTTTTTGAAGAAGAAGAAGTGAAGGATCTGTTGGACAAAACCAGCGAATTTTCCATAATAATCAAAGGGCTTCTCAAGTAAAAAACCAGGTGACTCCAGAGCCAACTAATGGTATATTGTAAGGGTTCAGAATTCTGAACCCTTTTTTTATATCGCTTTGTAAGGGAGACCCACATGAAAGAAAGAATACTGGTCACGAGCGCACTGCCGTATGCCAACGGACCCATCCATCTCGGCCACATCGCAGGCGCATACCTGCCTGCTGACATCTATGTCAGGTTCAAGCGCCTGACAGGAGCCGACATAGTCTATATCTGCGGAACAGACGAGCACGGCATCCCGATCACCATCTCAGCGGAACGCGAAAAGGTGACACCCAGGGAATACGTGGACAAATACCATAAGGTGATCAAAGGTATCTTCGACCAGTTCAATATTGAATTCGATAATTTCGGCCGAACCTCGTTCCCGCAGCATTACGACCTTTCCCAGCAGTTTTTCATGAATCTCCTGCGCAAGAACATGATCCGCCCCAGGGTTTCACAGCAGTTTTACTGCGCGAAATGCCAGAGATTCCTGGCTGACCGCTATGTGCGCGGTACCTGCCCCAAGTGCAAAGCGGAGAATGTACGCGGCGACGAATGCACCACCTGCGGTTCCTGGCTGGAAGTGATGGAAATCCTGGAACCGCGCTGCGGGATCTGCAATGAAAAACCTGAGATCAGAGACACCAAACACTGGTATCTGCAGCTTCAGGATTTCTCCGGAAAACTCAGCACCTGGATCGCAGGCAAAAAGGAATGGAAGGAAAACGTCACTACTTTCGTCAGATCCATGATCAAGGAAGGATTGAAGGAGAGGGCCATCACCAGGGACATTAACTGGGGAGTGCCGATTCCGCTCGACAATACAGAAGGCAAAGTGCTCTATGTCTGGTTCGACGCTCCGATCGGCTATATCTCCATCACCCGCGACTGGGCCCAGAAAATCGGCAAGCCGGATGAGTGGAAAAAATACTGGCTGGACCCGTCCTGCCGCGTGATCCATTTCATCGGCAAGGACAATATCCCCTTCCATTGCATTGTCTGGCCTTCGCTGATCATGGGCCAGGAAGAAAAGTATAATCTGCCCTTTGACGTGCCTGCCAACGAATTCTACAACCTGGAAGGCCATCAGTTCTCCAAGAGCGAAGGCTGGTATATCGAACTGGACGATTTCTTCCAGAAATACAAGGCAGACAGCATCAGATACGCCATCGCCGCCAATGCACCTGAAGCCAAGGACTCTGAATTCACCTGGAAGGATTTCCAGCTGCGGAACAACAGCGAACTAGCCAATATTTATGGAAATCTCGCCAACCGGACTCTGACTTTCGTGGATAAGTATCATGACGGCGTGATCCCGATAGTGGAAAACCTCACAGAACCTGCCAGAAAAGTTTTATCCGAAGCCCAGAAGATCATCGATGAAATCAAAAACTGCTATGAAAAATTCGAAGTCAGGCGGGCCTGCTTCTTTATCATGGAACTAGCCAGGCTCGGCAATAAATTTTACGACACAGAAGCGCCCTGGGCTACCCGCAAGAGCAACCTGGATAAGTGCTCTGAAACCATGTCGGTCTGCTGCCAGCTTCTGACTGCCCTTGCCTATGCGTCTTTCCCGGTGATCCCTGAATCAGCATCCAGACTCTGGAAAATGCTCGGCTTCAAGACAGAAATCAAGATGATACCCTGGGATAAGCTCTCTGCAGTCAGGCCGTCCGGGAATCACACTTCCAGCGTGGAAATCCTGTTCACCCGCATTGAAGACGATCAGATTGCCGAAGAGGTGAACAAGCTGCATGCCGGGAAAAAGGCCGAAGCCCCGAAACCCTCAAAAACCCCGAAATCCAAGCCTGCTGAACCAAAGAGCGAGGCTCTTAAAAGTGATCTGATCAGCATCAATGATTTCAGGAAGATCAAGCTCAAAGTGGCCAAGGTGCTTTCAGCTGAACCTGTAGCCAAGTCCGACCGTCTGCTCAAGCTCTCAATAGAAGTGGGCAGCGAGACCAGGCAGCTGGTGGCAGGCATAGCCAAGCATTACAAACCTGAAGAGATAGTCGGGAAAAACATCATCATAGTCGCCAATCTGGAGCCGGCCAAAATCATGGGGGAAATTTCTGAGGGCATGCTGCTGGCAGCCAAGAACGGGGAAACATTGACATTTCTAACTCCGTCCGGCGAAATCAGTTCAGGAAGCGAAATTTCATAAAACTCCTGAAAAATATTTTCCAGCTGGAAAATATTTGCCTGCCTCCTGATGGAATCCCAGTCTGGGAAGCACCTGTTCTATAGACATTTTCCTCAGTTTTCATTCCAGCTATTAAATGGTATATTAATTGCTAATTTTAATGCACTG is a genomic window of Candidatus Wallbacteria bacterium containing:
- a CDS encoding nucleotidyltransferase, translated to MDTESLLRSLKDHNVRFVVIGAFAFPVHGYSRATLDIDIFIESAAENAGLCREALIDFGYDLSDVSAEEILTRKILIRQYLVETDIHPFVAGVTFEEVWKNKVTGKFGEVEAYFASLDDLIRMKKAAGRPKDIADLEVLSELKKRSAPGT
- a CDS encoding nucleotidyltransferase domain-containing protein produces the protein MDKLFIIKELKKLLSDKFQDLDQVILYGSQVNGKADDDSDYDVLIVLSDDFDWKRENEILDVCYEIDLKHDILIDARITSRRDLETIIGRQPFILNALDSGVRV
- the metG gene encoding methionine--tRNA ligase → MKERILVTSALPYANGPIHLGHIAGAYLPADIYVRFKRLTGADIVYICGTDEHGIPITISAEREKVTPREYVDKYHKVIKGIFDQFNIEFDNFGRTSFPQHYDLSQQFFMNLLRKNMIRPRVSQQFYCAKCQRFLADRYVRGTCPKCKAENVRGDECTTCGSWLEVMEILEPRCGICNEKPEIRDTKHWYLQLQDFSGKLSTWIAGKKEWKENVTTFVRSMIKEGLKERAITRDINWGVPIPLDNTEGKVLYVWFDAPIGYISITRDWAQKIGKPDEWKKYWLDPSCRVIHFIGKDNIPFHCIVWPSLIMGQEEKYNLPFDVPANEFYNLEGHQFSKSEGWYIELDDFFQKYKADSIRYAIAANAPEAKDSEFTWKDFQLRNNSELANIYGNLANRTLTFVDKYHDGVIPIVENLTEPARKVLSEAQKIIDEIKNCYEKFEVRRACFFIMELARLGNKFYDTEAPWATRKSNLDKCSETMSVCCQLLTALAYASFPVIPESASRLWKMLGFKTEIKMIPWDKLSAVRPSGNHTSSVEILFTRIEDDQIAEEVNKLHAGKKAEAPKPSKTPKSKPAEPKSEALKSDLISINDFRKIKLKVAKVLSAEPVAKSDRLLKLSIEVGSETRQLVAGIAKHYKPEEIVGKNIIIVANLEPAKIMGEISEGMLLAAKNGETLTFLTPSGEISSGSEIS